AGTCATTGCAAGAGTAATATATATTGGAACAACCAGGATAACTCCCGTAACGCCCATTACTGCTCCTGCAAGAAGTATCAATATTAAAACGAACAACGGATGAATGTTAATGATTTCTTTGTATAATTTCTTTTTGATATAGCGAATATCAATGTAGAGAACCAATGCATTGATGAGCAGGATAGGAAAAACATCATACAAATTTCCTTTTTGTGTAATTGAAATTAAGAGCGCAGGCAACACTCCCAATGCGGCGCCAACGAGCGGAATAATATTAAACATTCCCACAAATATTCCGAGGACGAACGCAAAATTTAATCCGAGTACATAATGGTATAATCCCATAGAAAGTACAGCAACAATGATAAATTCGATGATGAGTCCGCGAATGTATTGACCAATCAAAACTTCCAGTCGTCGGTGAAGATTGAGCGACATTTCAAAATATGTATTGGGAACAGAACGAATCAGAAATTTCATCATCTTGTGGTAATCGCGCAGGAAAAAAAATGTTACCATCGGAACAATTACCAACGAACCGATGAGCGTTTTGAAATTACGGAGCGCTCTCATAATTTTATCGAGAAGAAAAAAGAGGAAAGAATCAATGAGAGACGAAATATCGGATTCATTGAGGAATGATAATTTTTGTTTGAGTTTCAATTCAAATGCGAGTAATTTTTCATTGAAGAGATTATACCGTGAGACAATTTCGTCGTTCGAAGAAAATATTCTATTCTCACCACTCGTGGTAAAATGAAAGCCGCTTTGAAGAAATCCCTTTTCTATATTTTCATTTTTATTTTTTATGAAAACACTATCACCGATTTTCACAATGATATGCACATCATAGACCGACCAACTGAGGAGTTCTCCGCTTCCGTATTCGATAATAGTTGCCGTTGTATCCTGTTTTTGTAACACCCCTTCAAAAATTTTTCTCGAATGAAGTTGAACATACACACTATCACCAATTGCAGGACGGTCAACACCAAACGATTTTTCCATTTGAACAAATTGTTCTAAGGCAATTTTGTATGAACTGCCCACAACAATCAATGCGATGAGGATAATCACAACGAATGTTAATGAAATTGCAAGCGGACGTTTAATTCCCCTGTTTTCGAAATTATCAACAATGGGAATCATAATCATAGTTAATGCAAACGAAACCGCGATGAGCGCGAAAAATTCGCGGAACATCATCAGGGAAAACATCGGAATTGCAATCCCAAGAACCACTAACATTACTTTACCGTTCTTAGTGGTGAACAGCCATTCAATCATTGTACTGCACTTGTTGAAGGGATTTCATCAATAAAGAGTTGTGCGTTGAAAATTTTTGACAGCACGTTTCTGCATATTGAAAATGCAAATCCTCGATTGTGTAAATATTGAAACATCGTTCGCTGTTCTTTTATCAAATCTTCTGGGGAAAGCGAAGAAATGTTTTGAAACTTCCGTTCTGCAAGTTTCAATGCCTGCTCGAATTCTTCTTCTTCTGAAATCGTTTGCAACGCACTCTGAATAATTTCTTTTGAAATTCTTTTTTGAAGCAATTGCTTTTGTAAGAATTTCTTTCCAACTTTCCTGAATTGAAATTTTTCTGCGACAAATTGAGAAGCGTATTTTTCGTCGTCGAGCAAATTATTTTTTTTTAAACGAAATACTACTTTTTTGATAGTATCAATAGAAATTTTCTTTGAACGCAGTTTTGTCGTTACTTCATATTCCGTTCTCATTGAGCGCGAAAGGAATTTCAGTGCTTCATTGTACGCAGTATTGTAATTATACTCGCTGTTTATTTTCTCAATCGTATTGCGGGATATTTCATCACCCGTATGCAATCCAAATTGTGTCAACGCTCCAATCGAAACCGTGCAGAGCAACACACCATCAGAATTAATTTCATATTCGTCTGCGTTTTGTTTTTTCTTTATTTCAGTAACTATCATACGAACTTCAACTCTTACATATTATTTTCCGGCACTCTTTTTTGTGATTCCTGCAACTTCCGATTTTCCAGGAGAAGATTTTTCGACTTCGTTTTGCTGAGGTTCACCGACGCCAAGTTTTTTTCGTACTTCGACGTTTATTTCATTCGCAAGTTTTTCATTTTCTAGCAAATATTTTTTTACCGCATCCCTACCTTGACCGATTCTATTTTCTTTGTAACTGAACCACGAACCGGATTTCTGAATTACTTCCAAATTGACCGCCGTGTCAATCATATCGCCAAGTTTAGAAATTCCTTCGTTGTACAATATTTCAAATTCCGCTTCTCTAAACGGAGGAGCAACTTTATTCTTTACTACTTTTACTTTGACCCGATTACCAATAACATTCGTTCCGTCTTTAATCGCTTCAATTCTTCTAACGTCGAGACGAACGGAAGCGTAAAACTTCAGTGCATTTCCTCCCGTTGTCGTTTCAGGATTTCCGAACACTACGCCAATTTTTTGACGCAACTGATTAGTAAAAATTACCAGCGTCTTCGATTTTGAAATTGCGGCTGTTAATTTTCGTAGCGCTTGAGACATCAATCGCGCTTGCACTCCCATTGTTGGATCTCCCATCTCTCCTTCAATTTCTGCGCGCGGCGTTAATGCAGCAACAGAATCTACTACTACAACATCAAGCGCACCACTGCGCACAAGTGTTTCAACAATTTCTAACGCTTGCTCTCCGTATTCCGGTTGCGACAACAATAAACTATTGATATCCACTCCCAAACGTCGTGCATACATAATGTCGAGTGCGTGTTCCGTGTCAACGAACGCAACAATTCCGCTTTGTTTTTGCGCTTCGGCAATCACGTGCAAACAAATTGTTGTTTTTCCCGATGCTTCCGGACCGAACACTTCGACAACTCTTCCTCGCGGTAATCCTCCGATTCCTAATGCAGAATCGAGCGAAATTGAACCGGTGGAAATAGATTCAAGTTTCGCAATTGGTCCCGAACCAATGCGCATAATCGAACCTTTACCGTGTTGTTTTTCTATTTGCTCAATTGCTATTTGCAATGCTTGTGAGCGTGAATCTCTTTGTTGTTCTGCAGGCATTTTATCTCCGTATGTTTTTAGGGAATTATGAAAAATACAATCTGAAATGAAAACGTTATTTCACCGTAATCGCTTTGTGGAAAATCGCACCAACAATTCATCTACGACAGAATGCACTTCATCAATGCTCATTGGTTTTGTGACGTAATCATCCGCACCTAATCGTTTGGCAACATTGCGCGCATCAAAATCGTCAAAGTTCGACATAAAGACAAACGGCACGCGATTGACTTTTGGAATTTCTTTTGCTTTCAAGAATACATCGTAACCGTTCATAATCGGCATTCGCACATCGCACAAAATTAAATCGGGTTTTCGTTTTTTGGATAGTTGTGCTATCGCTTCTTCTCCCGTTTCAGCCGTAACTATGTTCAATTGCCGTTCCTGAAGAATGCTTTGCATTGTTTTGAGCCACGTTGATTCATCATCAATGAGGAGAATGGTTTTCTTTTCTTTTTTTTCCATCGCTATTTTTTTAAAAGGGGAAATGAATATAAGAGCGAATACTCCGAACCGCCGCGTGTGAGTACGCTTTTGATAAAAAGTATTTCATTCACAGTTGAAATTTGCGGGCTAAAAGTAAGACTTTCCATTGATTGAAGCAAATCGAAACTATTTCGCAGAGATTTTATTCTTCCCAACGTGATATGCGGAAAAAATTTTCTCATTTCTATCTTTATTCCAAAAGGAAGTAACGAAGCATCGAGTTCGTGTTTCATTGTTCGTAATATGCCGCTGTTCTCTTCACAACCAATCCATAAAACTCGAGGCTCCTTCCAGTTCGGAAAACATCCGAGTTCGGAATACGTAACGTTAAATGAAGAATATTTTGTCAGCACATTCGATAAAGTACTTTCTAACAACGCGAGCAATTGTTCTTCAACATCGCCGAGAAATGAAATCGTAACGTGCATTTTTTCTTTCGTCTCCCAACGAACATCAGCGTTCGCATTTCTCAACATTGTTTGCAACGACACAATTTTTTCTTTTACTGTTTCCGGTATATTGAATGCGATAAACGTCCGTATCATTTTTTTAGCGATATGTTTAAGAGTTTTTTTCGTAATAATTCTAACGCCGCAAGTGATGCGCGTTCTTTCACTTCATTCCTCCCTTTACCGAGAAAATACTGCGTCGCGAATGTTTCTTCACTGTCGGAGTATCCAATCCATACAAGTCCAACGGGTTTTTCTGTACTCCCTCCCGTTGGTCCAGCAATTCCTGTTGTCGAAATTCCAATCGAAGTGTTGGATGTTTCCCGAACTCCTTTCGCCATTGCTTCCGCTACTTCTTTGCTCACTGCGCCGAAGGTTTCAATGAGTTGTTTATCTACACCAAGTAACTGAATTTTGGAAGTATTGCTATACGCAACGATTCCGCGTTCAAAACATTCCGAACTTCCGGGAACGTTTGTTAATTTTTCACAAATTCTTCCGCCGGTACACGATTCTGCAATTGCAATAGTTTTTCGCTGTTGAAGAAGTATTGTTTTAACTACATCTTCCAGTCTTTCGTTCTCAATGCCAAAAATAGAATCACCAATTTTTTCTCTAATGTTATTTTCTACGCGCTGAATTTGTTCTTTCGCTTTTTCGCTTGTTGTATCAACGACGGAAATACGCAACTTCACTACGAAAATACTCGGAAGAAATGCGAGCGTTGTTTTCGGATGTTCGTTAAACAATTCAATAACGTTGCCGATGCGTTCTGCAAGGTGCGCCTCAGCAATTCCTATTGTTTGCAGTGTTTTATGGATAACAATCTGTGTGGGATTCTTCTGCTGCAAGAACGGAAAAACGAATCGCCGAATCATTTCTTTCATTTCACGCGGAACACCGGGCATTGCAAAAAAATATTTTCCGTTCCGTTCAAACTGCAACCCCGGAGCAGTGCCGCAATTGTTTTGCAGAACTAGTGCATTGTTCGGAACAAGCGATTGTTCAAACATCATTTCATTCCATCGCACGTTTCTGTTTTCGACAATATCTTTTACATTTTGTAATGCTTCTTCATTGACAACTAATGTTGCGTTGAAAAATTTGCAGAGAGTTTTTTTTGTAATATCATCGTGCGTTGGACCAAGTCCGCCGGTTATTACAACAACATCAGAGTTTTCTTCTGCAGATTCAATCGCTGATAATATTTCATATTCGATGTCGCCAACTGTTATCATTCGTCCTATGATGATTCCTGCGTTGTTTAACTGCTCAGCAATATATGCTTGATTTGTGTTGATGACTTGACCAATGAGCAATTCATCCCCAATGGTAATAATCGTTGCTTTCATCACACAAAGAAAATAATAATCCGCAATACAATATTCGAGTACATCCCTGCCGCAACATCATCGAGCATTATTCCCCAACCATTGCGCAAATGTTCGAGTGAGCGAGCAGGAAATGGCTTAAGAATATCAAACAGTCGGAACAAAAAAAATGATGCAATAACTATCCATAGTTCTTTCGGAAGAAATGCGCACGAAATCCACATTCCTACGACTTCATCAATTACTACAATAGATGGGTCGCTGTCGTTGTTCGCTTTTGAAACGATTGCTGATGTATATACTCCTACAAAAAAAAGAACAAGTATCGAAGCAAGTTGAAATGGTTCTTTTTCAAAAACAGGAACAAACCAAAAAAAAAGTATTCCAACGAACGAGCCAAGTGTTCCTGAAGCGAATGGAATATATCCGCAGTAACAAACGGTTGCAACAAACGTTGAAACGGTATGAACGATATTAGTTTTTATTTCTCGCATAAAAAAGTTCGCGAAGGATTTTCCAGTTTTCGTAAATGTATACAATTCCTGTCCACGTTGTTGCAAACGTTACGACGAGCATCATACCGAACAGCACTTGAGGGTGAAGTAAATTTTCAATTTCATTACGAAACGTGTGATGTATAGAAGGTATATTTTTACCAACATATAACAACAATGTATAATAAACAGCGATATACAATCCAAATGTTTTTGTTTTTGCTGAAAGAGAAGTGATAACGGGTTTTCCTTTGTATTCCGCATAACTTCGTAGCAACGTAATGATTAAATCGCGAGCAATAATGAGCCACATAAACCATGCGTCTATTAAATGAAGCGAAACAAAAGCGAACAAAGCAACCGCAATGAGAATTTTATCTGCAAGCGGGTCAATAAATTTTCCCCACCGCGAACTATAACCGTATCTTCGTGCAACAAATCCGTCGTACCAATCTGTGAGCGCCGCAACGAAAAACACAAGTAAAGAATATTGTTTCAACACCGCCGATTCACTTAGAACCATTGCGTAGAAAACCGGAGAAAGTACAATTCGTAAGTATGTAAGTTGGTCAGAAAGAGTCACGCTTCGTCGGTTTGTTCCAGTCAGTGAGTAATAATTTCATTTTTTTTTTAGCGAATTTACGAGAAAATAAAACGACAAAAAAAACTATTGTTGAAAAAGTATTATGCGATTTACCCCTCTTTTCAAAACATTTTTCACTCTTCCGAAAAAGAGTATAGAGTATTTTTATAAATCCAAATCTTCTTTTTTTTTACTCTAAATAACAGTTGAAGGAAAAGTAAATAACTATTTCAAAGATAGATAAAAATTCCCGCCGCCATTGCGTAGTAGCGGACAGAACTATCCTTCCATTCAAATCCACGCTTTTTCTTCAAAGTCTTTTATAATTTCCCTGTTTCGCGGTAACGGTCCTTCGCAGCGAATTTTGGGAGAAAATATTTTCCCTGGATTTAAAACATTGTTCGGGTCAAAAATTTGTTTGAGTGAATTCATCATGTGTACTGCGGGTAAACCGATTGCTTTTTCGAGGACGTGACGCTTTGCTGTTCCAACACCGTGTTCGCCCGTAATTGTTCCTCCAAGTGATAACGCCGCATCGTAAATTTCTTCCACCGTTTTTTCTGCACGAGCAAAATATGCTTTGTCGTTTTCATCTGTAAGCGTAAGCGGATGTAAATTTCCATCTCCTGCGTGTCCAAATGTTCCAATGGTAATATCATTCTTTTTACTGAGCGCCTGAATTTTTTCTGTCATCTTCGCAAGTTCACTGCGAGG
The sequence above is a segment of the Ignavibacteria bacterium genome. Coding sequences within it:
- a CDS encoding AI-2E family transporter, which encodes MIEWLFTTKNGKVMLVVLGIAIPMFSLMMFREFFALIAVSFALTMIMIPIVDNFENRGIKRPLAISLTFVVIILIALIVVGSSYKIALEQFVQMEKSFGVDRPAIGDSVYVQLHSRKIFEGVLQKQDTTATIIEYGSGELLSWSVYDVHIIVKIGDSVFIKNKNENIEKGFLQSGFHFTTSGENRIFSSNDEIVSRYNLFNEKLLAFELKLKQKLSFLNESDISSLIDSFLFFLLDKIMRALRNFKTLIGSLVIVPMVTFFFLRDYHKMMKFLIRSVPNTYFEMSLNLHRRLEVLIGQYIRGLIIEFIIVAVLSMGLYHYVLGLNFAFVLGIFVGMFNIIPLVGAALGVLPALLISITQKGNLYDVFPILLINALVLYIDIRYIKKKLYKEIINIHPLFVLILILLAGAVMGVTGVILVVPIYITLAMTARETSWGLTNYQITSI
- the recA gene encoding recombinase RecA yields the protein MPAEQQRDSRSQALQIAIEQIEKQHGKGSIMRIGSGPIAKLESISTGSISLDSALGIGGLPRGRVVEVFGPEASGKTTICLHVIAEAQKQSGIVAFVDTEHALDIMYARRLGVDINSLLLSQPEYGEQALEIVETLVRSGALDVVVVDSVAALTPRAEIEGEMGDPTMGVQARLMSQALRKLTAAISKSKTLVIFTNQLRQKIGVVFGNPETTTGGNALKFYASVRLDVRRIEAIKDGTNVIGNRVKVKVVKNKVAPPFREAEFEILYNEGISKLGDMIDTAVNLEVIQKSGSWFSYKENRIGQGRDAVKKYLLENEKLANEINVEVRKKLGVGEPQQNEVEKSSPGKSEVAGITKKSAGK
- a CDS encoding response regulator, with the translated sequence MEKKEKKTILLIDDESTWLKTMQSILQERQLNIVTAETGEEAIAQLSKKRKPDLILCDVRMPIMNGYDVFLKAKEIPKVNRVPFVFMSNFDDFDARNVAKRLGADDYVTKPMSIDEVHSVVDELLVRFSTKRLR
- the thpR gene encoding RNA 2',3'-cyclic phosphodiesterase: MIRTFIAFNIPETVKEKIVSLQTMLRNANADVRWETKEKMHVTISFLGDVEEQLLALLESTLSNVLTKYSSFNVTYSELGCFPNWKEPRVLWIGCEENSGILRTMKHELDASLLPFGIKIEMRKFFPHITLGRIKSLRNSFDLLQSMESLTFSPQISTVNEILFIKSVLTRGGSEYSLLYSFPLLKK
- a CDS encoding competence/damage-inducible protein A; protein product: MMKATIITIGDELLIGQVINTNQAYIAEQLNNAGIIIGRMITVGDIEYEILSAIESAEENSDVVVITGGLGPTHDDITKKTLCKFFNATLVVNEEALQNVKDIVENRNVRWNEMMFEQSLVPNNALVLQNNCGTAPGLQFERNGKYFFAMPGVPREMKEMIRRFVFPFLQQKNPTQIVIHKTLQTIGIAEAHLAERIGNVIELFNEHPKTTLAFLPSIFVVKLRISVVDTTSEKAKEQIQRVENNIREKIGDSIFGIENERLEDVVKTILLQQRKTIAIAESCTGGRICEKLTNVPGSSECFERGIVAYSNTSKIQLLGVDKQLIETFGAVSKEVAEAMAKGVRETSNTSIGISTTGIAGPTGGSTEKPVGLVWIGYSDSEETFATQYFLGKGRNEVKERASLAALELLRKKLLNISLKK
- a CDS encoding phosphatidylglycerophosphatase A, giving the protein MREIKTNIVHTVSTFVATVCYCGYIPFASGTLGSFVGILFFWFVPVFEKEPFQLASILVLFFVGVYTSAIVSKANNDSDPSIVVIDEVVGMWISCAFLPKELWIVIASFFLFRLFDILKPFPARSLEHLRNGWGIMLDDVAAGMYSNIVLRIIIFFV
- a CDS encoding CDP-alcohol phosphatidyltransferase family protein: MTGTNRRSVTLSDQLTYLRIVLSPVFYAMVLSESAVLKQYSLLVFFVAALTDWYDGFVARRYGYSSRWGKFIDPLADKILIAVALFAFVSLHLIDAWFMWLIIARDLIITLLRSYAEYKGKPVITSLSAKTKTFGLYIAVYYTLLLYVGKNIPSIHHTFRNEIENLLHPQVLFGMMLVVTFATTWTGIVYIYENWKILRELFYARNKN